A window of the Oncorhynchus keta strain PuntledgeMale-10-30-2019 chromosome 21, Oket_V2, whole genome shotgun sequence genome harbors these coding sequences:
- the wu:fb55g09 gene encoding uncharacterized protein wu:fb55g09: MLFEEKMYGKAMMCQWRVYSDRPACKDQQKDGQQARRGDNSKLSWSKNGRRQHGYRGKRGRVHGHHHHHPHHPSQFYKQNRPPRTMTSLRPVNIKGNRAPGMRAPRNTNQFLMHEKYQMMHMRSDSIGTDSGSDCETDFTDMDSYLGVLENARGALLDSPDLTTTAARFFPRQLAKCQQFPFFNLGDLYQEEQESNSMQYFPSDNDVMQSEDFMQKDYNDFCDTFSGTEPPIDM; the protein is encoded by the coding sequence ATGCTTTTCGAAGAAAAGATGTATGGGAAGGCCATGATGTGCCAGTGGCGGGTCTACAGTGACCGACCTGCCTGCAAAGACCAACAGAAGGATGGGCAGCAGGCAAGGAGAGGGGACAACAGCAAGCTTAGTTGGTCCAAGAACGGGAGGAGGCAGCACGGGTAtcgggggaagagaggaagggtgcatggacatcatcatcatcatcctcaccaccccaGCCAGTTCTACAAACAGAACCGACCACCTCGTACGATGACGTCACTGCGTCCTGTCAACATCAAAGGCAACAGAGCGCCGGGAATGAGAGCGCCGAGGAACACCAACCAGTTCCTGATGCACGAAAAATACCAGATGATGCATATGCGTTCGGACTCCATCGGCACAGACAGTGGGTCTGACTGCGAAACTGATTTCACAGACATGGACTCGTATCTAGGCGTGCTAGAGAACGCAAGGGGCGCTCTCCTCGACAGTCCAGATCTCACAACAACGGCAGCACGGTTCTTCCCTCGACAACTGGCCAAGTGCCAGCAGTTCCCCTTCTTCAATTTAGGGGATTTGTACCAAGAGGAGCAGGAGAGTAACAGTATGCAGTATTTCCCGTCAGATAACGACGTGATGCAGAGTGAAGATTTCATGCAGAAAGACTACAATGACTTTTGTGACACATTCAGTGGGACTGAACCACCGATAGACATGTAA